In Miscanthus floridulus cultivar M001 chromosome 8, ASM1932011v1, whole genome shotgun sequence, the sequence AGGTGAATCCTGTTTGTACTACTTTTAAAGCTGTAAGTTTATAACCTTATATGTTGTATAAACCATTTTATCAAGcttttttcgagaaaaaaaatgaacCACACATCTTTGATGATGAATTTGCACTAGCCTGTGACAGTTCATTTCATCCTTCGGATAACGTGAAGCTGTGTTCATTTTCTGAAATTAGAGTGTGTGTTTTCTCATTACTGTTAAAATAAAGAtaattataagaaaaatggaaaaaagtTATTTGCAAACCCTTTTTTGCATCTGGAACAGTTCCGTATTCCATATGTACCGTTTTCAAAGATATTTGCCTCATCTTTCAATTTATTTCAGATACCCTATTTTTTACAGCTTTGATATTATTTGTGTAGCAGTTTTAGTTACCCAAGTTATGGTGATATGGTCTCCTGAACAATTCCTGTTAACAGATCTTTCGTGGGGGTCATAGTTTTTTTCTTACGGTGGCTGATATTACTAATTTGCTATCCTTTAGAGTTATTATTGTCGGGGACGCCTAGCCAAAGGAcgcctagctcaaacggttaggtgacccagcggcactcctcaggtcctgagttcgactccccgtgggagcgaatttcaggctgaggttaaaaaaatcccctcgcccgtccccatgtgccaaagcgcagttatggcccggcccggttctcacagggCAACGGATACCGCTGCGTCAGGATGGGGtcaggggttcgggggttttctcgatctatgtgagaagatcttcttcttaatgggaaaacccgggggccgtcataaccccccgcaggtcgagttttttttttattgtCGGGGACATTGTGGGTCTTTGTTTTAGTGCACTGATTTTGGTGATAATGTCCTTAAATAAATTCTGTCGATTATTAGACTTGCACTGGTTCACGTGTCTCGCAGGTATCTCTGATGTCGGAGTTGCCAGATTGGGAGATGGACTGCCATCTCTGCAGTCCCTTGATGTTTCTCGCTGCATAAAGCTGAGTGACAAAGGTTTGAAGGCGGTTGCACTAGGGTGCAAAAAATTGAGTCAGCTGCAAATCACGGGTTGCAGATTAATAACAGATAATTTATTGACTGCTCTATCAAAGAGCTGCCTACAATTGGTAGAACTTGGAGCTGCGGGATGTAACAGAATAACAGATGCTGGTATATCTGCTCTGGCTGATGGCTGTCATCACATAAAATCACTGGACATAAGCAAATGCAATAAAGTTAGTGATCCTGGAGTCTGTAAGATCGCTGAGGTTTCTTCATCATGCTTGGTGTCAACAAAACTATTGGATTGCAGCAATGTGGGAGATAAGTCCATCTATTCGTTAGCTAAGTTCTGCCGTAGCCTAGAGACTCTTGTCATTGGTGGATGTCGGAACATTAGCGATGCTTCCATACAAGCACTTGCTCTTGCCTGCTCCAGCAGCTTACGGAGCCTGAGAATGGATTGGTGCTTGAAAATAACAGACACATCATTGCAGAGCTTGCTGTCTAACTGTAAACTTCTTGTGGCTATTGATGTCGGATGTTGTGACCAGATAACCGACGATGCATTCCTGGACGGAGAAGGATATGGGTTTCAGTCTGAACTGAGAGTTTTGAAGATCAGCAGCTGTGTTCAGCTCACAGTTGCAGGGGTCAGCAGAGTGATTGAATCCTTCAAGGCTCTCGAGTACTTGGATGTTCGGTCATGTCCCCAGGTTACAAAGGACAGCTGCGAACAAGCTGGAGTGCAGTTTCCTGCTGGCTGTAAGGTGAATTTCGATGGCAATTTGCTGGAATCTGATCCATCTGCTGAGAGGTTCTTCTAGAATAAACTGTGATCTCGGTTGAAATCAAACTTAATGTGAACTGCAAAATTAAGATTTGAAGAGCTCGGTCATGTAGGTGAGTGGTTGACATTGCTGTTTATCTTTCAacgtcaaaacctatgcaagaaacgGAGACCACAACGGATGCAAACCATGATCATATTCAGTACCCAATTCAATATTCATGTGATTTAATCTGTAGAAAGTAGCGCCAAAGACGTATATGTATTATGTATTGTGGAAATACAGCGGGTTTATTCAAAATGTACATTTAATAGACTGGTTTCAATGGATTGTACGTAGTTCTGTTTTTATCTGCATCGCTTGTATAGAACTTTGTTTTGGCGCTATGCCAAACAGGGAAATAGTGTTCGGTCTGTTGTCTTGTGGGCTcaaacactgctcccacctagaAGAATTGGTGGGATGTAAGCGGCATATTTTACAGTCTTAAGCCCCTCTCTCATTTGTAATTCTAGAAATAAACATGTATAATACTGAAAAAAAACATGTCTGATATACACCATATATTATTTTATAAAAGCAATACCCCTATCATATATATGCAAGCTATCCGCTTTAGCGCATTAGCATGCAGTCATGATAGCTATCTCTTCATGCAGGTTTTCTGTATTAGCGAGCTGTATCATTAGCCACTAACATGCATTTAGTGTCCACATTATTCACTAACATCCACTTATGATAGTGAACCTTTCATACAAGGTATCCATATCAATGGGCCACGAGCCAATAATTTTAGGTCGTCTGATTTTCATTCCAAATTATCTGCCTCGCGACAATGCACGTAACATCCTTCTAGTATCTTATAAAAGCAAACTCCAATAACTTTCAATCTCTCCATGCAAGTTATCTATGTCGCTCCTCCAATAAATGGTAAAATTGACAATACCATCCCAACTAAGTACAAAAGTTATGCACATTACTAAGTGGGATTGCTATTCTCATTCTATCAACACGCAAGTCATTTCACATCGTGCTATTTGTTTGGCCATCTAATCCTTCTATAGTTCGATATAATATTCTGTTAGCCTCTTTATTGGATTCTTTCGTTAGCTTTCCTAGATTTGATCAGGTCCAATGCAATAATTACATCTCTTGCTTATATATTCAACAACTTTATATTTATAATAAAAAGTTTTGTCTGTATGGATTTGAGTTCAGAAGCAAGAGACCACTTCGTGTATCTATTTCGATTTCCTACTTTGATAGATAATGGAAGAATTAAAATGAGCAGAACTATTGTTTCTATTCTCATGCAGGGTCATTGAGACATGTACATACCCCCTTGTCCCGGAGCCAGTGGAAAAGGGTAAAATTTTCTAATCCCATGTCTAAGTTAGTCTACCAAAATCTAACCATAGCTAAACAGTGCTTTTATCTTGAGTAGTTTGAGCATATTACTACGATCAAAGATCAAGGCTGAAAGTCCGGTGCTTATCGATCAAAGAAGAAGCGATACGATTCTTACATTTTAGTTGTCCTAATTAACCATATCAATAGTGTTTCAGTGTTTTTCCACTCCTTCCTGCCTCTTCGCCTCATTTTATATGGGCTTCTTCTTGCTGACATATACGCAGGCCCAAATCCAAAACCCTCAAGCCTCGGCCCCGTAACCTCATCCCCATCCCCCAGCTTTTGCCCCTTCCAATCACCCCTCCGGTCCTCCCCTCGCGAGTCGCGGCCTCGCGCCCCCCTCCGCCGAGCGCCTCC encodes:
- the LOC136474441 gene encoding uncharacterized protein → MSAPPPAAGGGALINEVLTDDELRAVLTRLGPEAERDAFGLVCRRWLRIQSSERRRLRARAGPDMLRRLTARFPGVLELDLSQSPSRSFYPGVIDDDLSVIAGRFRNLRVLALQNCKGISDVGVARLGDGLPSLQSLDVSRCIKLSDKGLKAVALGCKKLSQLQITGCRLITDNLLTALSKSCLQLVELGAAGCNRITDAGISALADGCHHIKSLDISKCNKVSDPGVCKIAEVSSSCLVSTKLLDCSNVGDKSIYSLAKFCRSLETLVIGGCRNISDASIQALALACSSSLRSLRMDWCLKITDTSLQSLLSNCKLLVAIDVGCCDQITDDAFLDGEGYGFQSELRVLKISSCVQLTVAGVSRVIESFKALEYLDVRSCPQVTKDSCEQAGVQFPAGCKVNFDGNLLESDPSAERFF